One window of Podarcis raffonei isolate rPodRaf1 chromosome 15, rPodRaf1.pri, whole genome shotgun sequence genomic DNA carries:
- the LOC128402776 gene encoding C-C motif chemokine 5-like: MKLSLVAISFLLLALAAASPREYDEEFGIQDKSIPSAGLALLTTGLDLSSPCCEKYSNKEFPKNVVKDYFYTSGNCRLFSVVFVLKNGKTGCADPNAQWARDLMEYIDSIKHSPSSRPTTVPIPSA; the protein is encoded by the exons ATGAAGCTGTCTCTGGTTGCcatctcctttctccttctggcTCTGGCCGCTGCTAGCCCAC GTGAATATGATGAGGAGTTTGGGATCCAAGATAAGTCTATTCCCAGTGCTGGTCTTG CACTTCTTACAACTGGGCTGGATCTCTCGTCTCCCTGCTGTGAAAAGTATTCCAATAAGGAATTCCCAAAGAATGTCGTGAAGGATTATTTCTACACCAGCGGCAACTGTCGTCTGTTTTCTGTAGT GTTTGTACTCAAGAATGGAAAAACAGGCTGTGCTGACCCAAATGCCCAGTGGGCCAGGGATCTTATGGAATACATTGACAGCATTAAGCATTCCCCCAGCTCAAGACCCACAACTGTGCCTATCCCCAGTGCATAG
- the LOC128402777 gene encoding C-C motif chemokine 4-like codes for MKLSLVAISFLLLALAAASPREYDEEFGIQDKSIPSAGLVGLDPSSPCCEKYSNKEFPKNIVKDYFYTSGNCRLSSVVFVFKNGRTGCADPNAQWAKDLMEYIDSIKHSPSSRPTTVPIPSA; via the exons ATGAAGCTGTCTCTGGTTGCcatctcctttctccttctggcTCTGGCCGCTGCTAGCCCAC GTGAATATGATGAGGAGTTTGGGATCCAAGATAAGTCTATTCCCAGTGCTGGTCTTG TTGGGCTGGATCCCTCGTCTCCCTGCTGTGAAAAGTATTCCAATAAGGAATTCCCAAAGAATATTGTGAAGGATTATTTCTACACCAGTGGCAACTGTCGTCTGTCTTCTGTAGT GTTTGTATTCAAGAATGGAAGAACAGGCTGTGCTGACCCAAATGCCCAGTGGGCCAAGGATCTTATGGAATACATTGACAGCATTAAGCATTCCCCCAGCTCAAGACCCACAACTGTGCCTATCCCCAGCGCATAG